A genomic segment from Xiphophorus maculatus strain JP 163 A chromosome 6, X_maculatus-5.0-male, whole genome shotgun sequence encodes:
- the hfm1 gene encoding probable ATP-dependent DNA helicase HFM1: MHFSITTYVFSGFTQKPKTFQPPFKGLNASSSKINSFYSFNDEERRFEETQGDCTSNLKGNNGCSGNDELKDYPEGSFLSGGGGDETRLDSCHAAVSRCLPGLPLRRSLFRSPALSGAGDLSTNVDLKSRSGNGGGEKTFRPQTFLSPVAMATVPPALQLPQAAVGKAAPPFSCSSAASVRPLQQAPHAETPDKGAKRAFVPPMTPQPLHIQGSSGSEVLRPVSEIPVKFRSIFSEFPFFNFVQSKALDDVLYTNKNFVACAPTGSGKTVLFELAIIRLLMETQEPWRDVKAVYMAPIKALCSQCYDSWTKKFGPLGLTCKELTGDTEIDDLFEIHDSHIILTTPEKWDSMTRKWKDNSLLQLVRLFLIDEVHVVKDATRGATLEVVVSRMKAVNSYRTSQSPEAGVTMRLVAVSATIPNICDIADWLSNGSEPASYLSMDESHRPVKLRKVVLGFPCSGTQTEFKFDLSLNYKMANIIQTYSDQKPTLVFCSTRKGAQQSAAVLAKDARFIMSFEHKQRLMKYANSILDSKLRDLMMLGVGYHHAGVDLSDRKLVEKAFTLGDLPVLFTTRTLAMGVNLPAHLVVIKSTMQYVAGSCEEYSEADILQMIGRAGRPQFDTSATAVIMTKVHTREKYMKLMNGIEIIESSLHSHLVEHLNAEIVLQTISDVNMALDWIRSTFLYIRALKNPSHYGFSTNLDRYGIEAKLQELCLKNLNSLSAIDLITMDEDINIKPTEAGRLMARYCVAFETMQLFSRVTGTETLPDLVDLVSKSKEFKDVQLRVNEKKPLNTLNRDKNRATIRFPLEGKIKTSEMKVNCLIQAQLSSISIQDFGLTQETAKIFRIGMRISKCLSEFLTQQSKTGFCAALNSLILAKCFRAKLWENSPFVSKQMEKIGLTLSTAMVNAGLTSFSKIEQTNPRELELILNRHPPFGSQIRESVVHLPKYDINLEQLPRYSSATAEIVVKVTLQNQTQLLSRRTAPDHHYVSLIIGNSENHVVILHKLKDSLLLKSGSWTKKIDVPKTSKGNEISVNLISSEYVGLDIQLKFPVYYSAAAPSLGTEIPQSKTDNLVGQRAQRSHCAETPKTSSPKKQDSASKRQCNHFCKNKNLCAHDCCKVGVAVGQKRSANYESSFSSYLEDLRNRSDVLAQTPVKRLKIKMSEEPSSVNMKRFAYKPRETLPSGSWHAGNGYNSADMELTAEHYAELPDVVCLEDFDRDYRFHAEDGPEGMAETSKISPAAPAYHQNSSKWMTLKSDSGSRPPPNQINTVSSASSGWSTAVPEQKTPYKSPSSLQIPTVTFDLGNEWDDWRDFDDENLLNASEASPPPCTRGFQPQVQQHVQNKISAPVRISSSQAEPCMTTFTTSLRSISHPNPEIRKVGPSSISQSFTSQKRIPLDWDEQRPNVFSDVFNVKTPEKLPAHTLGGQVSRRLNFFSTMNATSSANLPLQKSTEEEAFLGIFDGIF; the protein is encoded by the exons ATGCATTTTTCAATTACTACTTATGTGTTTTCAGGTTTCACGCAGAAACCAAAGACGTTCCAGCCTCCTTTTAAAGGACTCAATGCCTCTTCGTCAAAAATCAACAGTTTCTACAGTTTTAATGATGAAGAGAGAAGATTTGAGGAGACTCAAGGTGATTGCACCAGCAACCTCAAGGGAAATAATGGTTGCTCTGGTAATGACGAGTTAAAGGATTACCCTGAGGGTAGTTTTCTGAGTGGCGGAGGTGGAGATGAAACCCGGCTGGACTCTTGTCATGCAGCTGTCAGCAGATGCTTGCCTGGTCTACCTTTAAGAAGAAG CTTGTTCAGGAGTCCTGCGCTGAGCGGCGCAGGCGATTTGTCGACCAACGTCGACCTCAAGTCTCGCAGCGGGAACGGCGGCGGCGAGAAAACATTCAGACCTCAAACTTTTCTCAGCCCGGTTGCCATGGCGACAGTGCCTCCTGCTCTCCAACTACCACAGGCTGCTGTCGGTAAAGCGGCTCCCCCGTTCTCATGCTCGTCTGCGGCGAGCGTGCGACCCCTGCAGCAGGCGCCACATGCAGAAACGCCGGACAAGGGCGCAAAGAGAGCCTTCGTTCCACCCATGACGCCTCAGCCGCTGCACATACAAG GATCTTCTGGCTCTGAAGTTCTGCGCCCCGTGTCAGAAATCC CAGTAAAATTCAGATCCATCTTTAGCGAGTTCCCCTTTTTCAATTTCGTCCAATCCAAAGCTCTGGATGAT GTtctttacacaaacaaaaactttgtagCCTGCGCTCCCACTGGATCGGGGAAAACGGTTCTGTTTGAGCTCGCCATCATTCGCCTATTAATGGAGACTCAGGAACCATGGAGAGATGTCAAAGCTGTGTATA TGGCTCCCATCAAAGCGCTCTGCAGCCAGTGTTATGACAGCTGGACCAAGAAGTTTGGCCCTCTGGGGCTGACCTGCAAGGAACTGACCGGTGACACAGAGATCGATGACTTGTTCGAGATTCATGACTCCCACATCATCCTGACCACACCT GAGAAGTGGGACAGCATGACAAGGAAATGGAAGGATAATTCTTTGCTGCAGCTTGTTAGACTCTTCCTAATTGACGAG gtccATGTGGTGAAGGATGCAACCCGTGGCGCCACGTTGGAAGTGGTGGTGAGCAGAATGAAGGCAGTGAATTCATACAGGACATCTCAGAGCCCAGAGGCAGGCGTCACAATGAGATTAGTGGCTGTGTCGGCCACAATCCCCAACATATGTGAC ATAGCTGACTGGCTGTCCAATGGGAGCGAGCCGGCCTCCTATCTGAGTATGGATGAGAGCCACCGTCCAGTAAAGCTTCGTAAGGTGGTCCTGGGATTCCCCTGCAGTGGGACACAAACAGAGTTCAAGTTTGATTTGTCGCTCAACTACAAGATGGCCAATATCATACAGACGTACTCTGACCAGAAGCCTACGCTAGTG ttttgctCAACAAGGAAAGGAGCTCAGCAGTCGGCTGCAGTTTTGGCCAAGGATGCCCGATTCATAATGAGCTTTGAACACAAGCAAAG GTTGATGAAATATGCAAACTCTATTCTGGATTCAAAACTGAGAG ATCTGATGATGTTAGGAGTTGGTTACCACCATGCAGGCGTTGACTTGTCTGACAGGAAGCTGGTAGAAAAGGCCTTCACCCTGGGAGACCTGCCTGTCCTAT TTACAACCCGGACTCTGGCTATGGGGGTGAACCTTCCTGCTCACCTGGTGGTCATCAAGTCAACAATGCAGTACGTTGCCGGCTCCTGTGAAGAGTACAGCGAGGCTGACATCCTGCAGATGATTGGCCGGGCGGGGCGGCCTCAG TTTGATACATCAGCTACAGCAGTGATCATGACCAAGGTTCACACCAGAGAGAAATACATGAAACTTATGAATGGGATAGAGATCATTGAGAGCAG CTTACACAGTCACCTGGTGGAGCACCTGAATGCTGAGATTGTTCTCCAGACCATCAGTGATGTCAACATGGCTCTAGACTGGATACGCTCCACCTTCCTGTACATCAGAGCCCTGAAGAACCCGTCACACTACG GTTTCTCAACCAACTTAGACAGATATGGTATTGAAGCAAAGCTGCAAG AACTGTGTCTGAAGAACCTCAACTCTCTGTCGGCTATTGATTTGATCACTATGGATGAGGATATCAACATCAAACCCACAG AAGCTGGCAGGTTGATGGCGAGATACTGCGTAGCCTTTGAAACAATGCAGCTGTTCAGCAGAGTTACCGGCACTGAAACATTGCCTGACCTG GTTGACCTGGTGTCAAAGAGCAAGGAGTTCAAGGACGTTCAGCTGAGAGTAAACGAAAAGAAACCCCTGAACACCCTGAACAGAGACAAGAACAGGGCCACCATCAG ATTTCCACTTGAGGGAAAGATCAAAACCAGCGAGATGAAAGTGAACTG CTTAATTCAGGCTCAGTTGAGCTCGATCTCAATTCAAGACTTTGGTCTTACACAAGAGACTGCAAAGATCTTCAGAATCGGAATGCGCATCAGCAAAT GCCTGTCAGAGTTTCTTACTCAGCAATCTAAGACTGGGTTTTGTGCTGCGCTTAACTCCCTGATCTTAGCTAAGTGCTTTAGAGCTAAGTTGTGGGAAAACTCACCTTTTGTTTCCAAACAGATGGAGAAGATAG GTTTGACTCTGTCAACTGCCATGGTGAATGCTGGCCTCACCAGTTTCAGCAAAATAGAGCAAACCAACCCCAGAGAGCTGGAGCTG ATTCTTAACAGACATCCGCCATTTGGAAGCCAAATCAGAGAATCTGTCGTTCATCTTCCAAAGTACGACATTAACCTGGAACAG ctgccCAGGTACAGCAGTGCCACAGCTGAGATTGTGGTAAAGGTGACCCTACAAAACCAAACCCAGCTGCTGTCCAGGAGAACAGCTCCAGACCATCACTACGTCTCTCTGATCATTGGCAACTCTGAAAACCACGTAGTCATTCTTCACAAACTCAA GGACTCGTTGCTGCTGAAGTCTGGTAGCTGGACCAAAAAGATAGATGTGCCTAAGACTTCCAAAGGAAATGAGATCAGTGTCAACCTCATCAGCTCAGAATATG TGGGTCTGGACATCCAGCTGAAGTTTCCTGTGTACTactctgctgcagctccaagtCTTGGGACCGAAATTCcacaaagcaaaacagataATCTTGTTGGACAGAGAGCTCAACGCTCACACTGCGCTGAGACGCCAAAAACCTCATCTCCAAAGAAGCAAG ACTCAGCCAGTAAAAGACAGTGCAatcatttctgcaaaaataagAACCTCTGTGCTCATGACTGCT GTAAAGTAGGTGTTGCTGTAGGACAGAAAAGGTCAGCCAACTATGAATCCAGCTTCTCCTCTTACTTGGAGGACCTGAGGAACAGGTCTGACGTACTTGCACAGACCCCTGTCAAACGCCTTAAG ataaaaatgAGTGAAGAGCCTTCGTCTGTCAACATGAAGAGGTTTGCTTACAAACCCAGAGAAACACTTCCCTCTGGCTCCTG GCATGCAGGAAATGGGTATAACAGTGCGGACATGGAGCTGACAGCGGAACACTACGCTGAGCTGCCTGATGTAGTTTGTTTGGAGGATTTTGACAGAG attaCCGTTTCCATGCAGAAGACGGTCCTGAGGGAATGGCAGAGACTTCTAAAATTTCTCCTGCAGCACCAGCTTATCATCAAA aTTCTTCAAAGTGGATGACCCTGAAATCCGACTCGGGCTCCAGACCGCCTCCGAACCAGATCAACACAGTCAGCTCAGCTTCATCGGGCTGGTCCACTGCGGTGCCAGAACAAAAAACCCCCTACAAAAGTCCTTCATCTCTTCAAATACCAACTGTCACCTTTGACCTGGGAAATGAATGGGATGACTGGAGAGATTTTGATGATGAAAACTTGCTGAATGCCAGCGAAGCATCCCCACCCCCATGTACAAGAGGCTTTCAGCCTCAGGTGCAGCAGCATGTTCAAAACAAGATATCAG CACCAGTGCGGATCAGCAGCTCACAAGCAGAGCCCTGTATGACCACTTTCACTACTTCACTGAG GTCGATTTCACATCCAAATCCTGAAATCAGGAAAGTTGGACCCTCTTCTATCAGTCAGTCATTCACATCACAGAAGAGGATTCCACTGGACTGGGATGAACAG AGACCAAATGTTTTCAGTGATGTTTTCAATgtaaaaacacctgaaaaacTCCCAGCACACACTCTGGGTGGACAGGTTAGCAGAAGGTTGAATTTCTTCTCTACAATGAATGCAACATCCAGTGCCAACCTGCCTCTTCAGAAAAG CACAGAGGAGGAAGCTTTCCTTGGCATATTTGATGGTATATTCTAG